In Candidatus Zixiibacteriota bacterium, the genomic window GCCAGTGATATTGTCGCAGGCGGTCAGCCGGTGTTCTTCAAGACGCTGGATAGTGAGAACGGTATTTCGGTCTCGGTAGCCGCGCTGGGCAACGGCGTGAGTTTCCGCGGCTCGGGTGTGATTGCGACGCTGCAGTTCCAGCAGCGGACGGCGCAGCCGGCCAAGGTCGTGCTGGGGCGGCAAGAAATCCGCGACAACGAGAACCGATCGCTGTTGCCGGCGGTGTTGCCGACTGAGGAGCCGGTGACAATTGCGGCGGAAGCAGCGGCGGGCACCTGTGTCGTCTACCAGAACTCACCGAACCCATTCAATCCGGACACAAAGATCGCGTACTCGCTACCGAAGGCGAGCGCGGTCTCGGTGCGGATTTACAATGTGATGGGCCAGGCGGTGCGGACGCTGGTTGACGGCGCGCAGACCGCGGGATATCATGAAGTGATTTGGAACGGCCGCGATGAGAGCGGGAATCTCGCTGCGTCCGGAGTGTACTTCTATCGGTTCGAGACGGACGGTTTTGCCAAGACCGTCAAGATGACACTGATGAAGTAGAACCATCGACACGGCCGGGCTGGTGACAGCCCGGCCGTTCGTCTGCGGAGCACGATTATGACTATTGACGCGAAGCGACTTCTGATAGCAGCGACAATCCTACTGGCGGCGTGCGCGACCGGTTTCGGCCAGAACGACAGCAGCGGCCACATCTACATCTTCCCGGAAGAAAAGATCGTGAACCTCAACGACACGTTCAGTCTGTACGTGCACGTCGATACGGTTCGCGATCTCAAATCATTTCTGCTCGACGTGGAAGTTGACACGACGGTGATTCAGTTGGTGTCGGCGACACGGGAGAGCTTTTTCAGCGGCCCGTCGGGAGCATTCTTCTTTTGGAAGGATACGGTGCAGTCGTTCGTGCCGCCGGATTCCGCGTACGTTTACGAGCTGCTGGCGTCGCTTTTCGGGCCGACAGCCAACGTCGACGGACCGGGCAACCTGGTGAAGATGAATTTTGTTGCACGCGCGCACGGCGTCAGCTTCGTCATTTACCGGCGGGTGCAGTTGCTGGATGTTGCCAACGCGCCGATTGTCGCAGCGGATTCGCTGAACGGGATGGTGATTGTCTGCCCGACGGACTACTTCTTTGGCGATGCCGATTTCAACGGGATCGTCAACATCTCCGACTGCGTCTATCTGATCACCTACATCTTCGGCGGCGGACCGCCGCCGTACCCAATCAAGTTGATTGGTGACGCCGACTGCAACGATGTGATTAGTATTTCGGACGTAGTCTACATAATCAGCTACATTTTTGGCGGTGGACCACCGCCGTGTAATCCCTGCGATTAGCAGGAGAAGGGCAAGTGAGCATGACTACGAAGCTAATCGTTCTGCTAATTACGCTACTGCTGACGGCGGCCGCGGCGAGCGCGACGCCGATCATGGAATTGGTTCCGGATTCCACCACCATTTTTCGCGATTCGTTGTTCGCAGTGGATTTGCAAGTCGATGCGACCTCGACGAATCTGAAGGCCTATTCGGTGGAAGTCGTTTTCAACCGGGCGGTGGTGAGGACGGATTCGATCAGCGTGACGGAAGGGGGATTGTTGGCTTCGATGTCGCAGCCGACATTTTTCTGGACGGCGTTCGCACCGGATTCGGCGACGTTGTACATCGACGGGGCGATCCTGGGCGACGGCATCACGGTCAGCGGCGGGGGCGAGTTAGCGCAGATCGTGTTCTACACGATCGGTTTCGGCGAGAGCGATTTACAGGTGCAGTCGATCCGGGCGCGTGACGGGCTGAACCAGCCTTTAAGTTACCTGGCCGGGAACGCCTGGGTCAAGGTGTGTCAATTCGTCGGGGACGTCAACGCGGACAACCGCATCAACATCTCGGATTGCGTGTATCTGATTAACTGGATTTTTGCGAACGGCCCGACGCCGATTCCTGATCCGTTGGTAGGCGACGTTGAATGCAACGGCTACACTAATATCAGCGACGTCGTGTACCTGATTAGCTATATCTTCTCGGGCGGTCCGGCTCCGTGTGACGACTGTTATTAGGCGGTGCGGCCGCGATTCAGAATGAACCACGGGGCGGCGGCTGAGGCCGCAGCGCGGCGAACAAGCGGCGCGACATGATTTTCGAGACCGGCGAGCAGGAAAAAGCGGGGTCGGGCGCATCTAATTTTGCCGGCGGTATCTGCCGATCATATTTACAGGACAAATTCTAACGAGCCGTAAGGCTTGAAGAGAGGGGAACCCTATGCAGGAACGCCGCAAGAACATGCGACGCCTTCCGGAGTCCGATCTGTACCTAATCGACCTGCAGAGCGATCAGCCGCTGGGGGTCATCCGCGACTTGACGGTCGACGGTTGCAAGCTGAGCGGTTCGGCACCTGTCAAGCTCGGGCAGGCGCTGCATTGCCGTCTGGCACTGCCGGAAGCGGTGCTCGGTTGCAGCGAACTGAGTATCATGGCCGAAACCCGATGGTGTACGGCGGGCGACAAGCCGAACACCTTCGAGATCGGTCTGCAATTCCGCGGGCTCAGCGACAAGGAGCAGATGATCATCAAGATGCTGACGGTGCCATGGGAAGAGTCCGAGCCGCCGCGTCATGCCACGAGCCAGCGGGCTGCAGCCAAGAAGTAGAATCCACAGCGCCTTAACCAGCATCATCCAGCAATGACGGCCGGAGCTCCAAGGAGCCCGGCCGTTGGCGTTGTGGGCCGCAACAACGGCGTCTGAATGCTGAACGACCCTGGCTGAATTCTGCACAGAGGCCGCTGAAAGTTTTCAGAGTTAGGCTTGTTCGATCCATTTTCCTCAAGATTCGCAAAAGCGGCGACGACACTGGAAGCAGAATAGCAGTAACGAGTCGACGCCCTACAGATCCAAGCAGCGGAGCTCAAGGGAGCTTTGCGAAGTCGGAAGGAGAGTGTTATGAACAGGGCAATCGCAGTTATGACGGTGCTGGTGCTGTGGGGAGGCGCTGTCCAGGCACAGGTGGCGCCGCCGCCCGCGGTTTCCGGCTCCGTTTCCAACCGGTTTTTCACGGGAGAAGTTTACGCCGGTTATTACGGCGGCGTGGGGATCCACGCCTGCGGTACGATCTCCAATTTTGCGCAGGGTT contains:
- a CDS encoding PilZ domain-containing protein — protein: MQERRKNMRRLPESDLYLIDLQSDQPLGVIRDLTVDGCKLSGSAPVKLGQALHCRLALPEAVLGCSELSIMAETRWCTAGDKPNTFEIGLQFRGLSDKEQMIIKMLTVPWEESEPPRHATSQRAAAKK